CCTCTCCAGTACACCCTCCCCATGCTTTTCTGGCACTACGcactctgctcagccctggtaaTTATTCCTCGCATCCTCAGGATCCCTTTCTTCCCCTTAGCAAAGGATGTGTGCTTTAGCAAGGAAAGGGGAGATTCTGACTGCCCCAGACACTAGGGGAGATGATCCACAAAGTGCTCCAAAAATGGGGTGGTGTTCATGCTTACCAAATACTCTGCTGTGAGCAGCACTGGTGCACGACCCTTTTCTCCACCCTAGCCCAACACCGTTGAGCATGTCACCTCCAGGAATATTCCACATCTACATTTTGCACCCTGGCTCAGCAGCTAAGGCTGCACCTGCTCGTTGTGAACCCCAACAAGACAGCGGGGTGTTCACCATCCTCTCTGCCACGGAGAGTACCTGTGCGTGCAGCCGTGCAATTCTGTCATGCGCTGGCTCCCGGCTTTGCTGTGCAGGGCATCCACGTTCTGGGTCACCAGCCAGTGCAGCTTCCCCAGCTTCTCCCAGTCTCTCAGCGCCAGGTGTGCTGCGTTTGGCTGGTGGGAGGAGAACTGGGGCCAGCCCACAAAGTTCCTTGCCCAGTACCGCTGCCGGGCGCTGGCGCTGCGGACAAACTCGGCGTGCTGGACGGGCCGCCTGTCTGTCCTGGCGTAGAGCCCAACACCCTCGGAGCGGTAATCCGGGATCCCCGATTCAGTCGAGACGCCGGCTCCAGTCATTACAAACAGCTTCTTGGACTGGGAAACAAAGTGCTGCAGCTCCGCGACTTCCACGGGATCCGGGGGAAGACACGCTGGCACGAAAGCCAAGTTTGGAGAGGTTCTGGATACAACATGGGATCTGAAGTGATGGAGTCTGACGGCTCTGTGACCTCCTGACAACGTCCTGGCAGAGAACATGGTCTGCTGAAAGCGAAGAGCAGAACACAGGACAGGTAAAGAAAGCACAGAGCGTGTCTTTAATTCCATTTCCTTGGGATACTCTGGAAAATAATACTGGTAAGTTTTCCTTGTCCTGTTCTTTTGTCTTTCAGTAATGAATTCcagagtattttgaaaatgttacttaaAGCGTGAGGACAATGTTCACGTGTGCCTTGTGCAAGGGGGAACGCTGAGGCCTCCTGTGGTGCAAGGACAGAGCTAGCACCCCCGGCCCGCGGGGTTCCCGCTCTCCCACCCTGCCGTGGAGGCCTCGGAGGGCTCCCGGAGAGCCCAGACGGACCTGCGCGTGCACGGTCGTTTCCAGGCACGTGCAACAGGCAGAGAAGAAACAGCCGGGAAGCGAAGCCCCTCAGCCCCGTGGGCACTGTCCGGCTGGTGCCTCCGGCTCCTCCGTAGAGGAGACCCTTGCTCTGCTGTCTTTAACACATCGCCTGCTCCAAATCGGTCTTCTCGGTTTACCCCATCCTTGGCCTCTGTTGTGGAAAGCGACGATGGAGCAACCTCAGCGTTTTGCAGAACAGATTGATTCCGTGCGAAATGTAAGCTTCATGTGTGGGCTCAGTCCGGTAGGACCTCCTCTACCGCTccaagttatttttttaaatctaattggTGGATTTTGTTctcaaagatttttgttttattttcatgtttagcATTGTGTTTGGCCCTCCTTCTGAAGAGGTTTAATTTTCCATGTGAATTAATTAAAAGGGACGCAGTTTATT
This is a stretch of genomic DNA from Dromaius novaehollandiae isolate bDroNov1 chromosome 17, bDroNov1.hap1, whole genome shotgun sequence. It encodes these proteins:
- the SIRT4 gene encoding NAD-dependent protein lipoamidase sirtuin-4, mitochondrial isoform X2 translates to MFSARTLSGGHRAVRLHHFRSHVVSRTSPNLAFVPACLPPDPVEVAELQHFVSQSKKLFVMTGAGVSTESGIPDYRSEGVGLYARTDRRPVQHAEFVRSASARQRYWARNFVGWPQFSSHQPNAAHLALRDWEKLGKLHWLVTQNVDALHSKAGSQRMTELHGCTHRVFCLGCGDQTLRSELQEHFEALNPTWKAEALGVAPDGDVFLTDEQVRTFRVPACSKCGGILKPDVTFFGDTVSRDKVNFVHQRLAESDSMLVAGSSMQVYSGYRFALAAREKQLPIVILNIGPTRLDHFASLKLNSRCGELLPLIDAH
- the SIRT4 gene encoding NAD-dependent protein lipoamidase sirtuin-4, mitochondrial isoform X1 produces the protein MELKTRSVLSLPVLCSALRFQQTMFSARTLSGGHRAVRLHHFRSHVVSRTSPNLAFVPACLPPDPVEVAELQHFVSQSKKLFVMTGAGVSTESGIPDYRSEGVGLYARTDRRPVQHAEFVRSASARQRYWARNFVGWPQFSSHQPNAAHLALRDWEKLGKLHWLVTQNVDALHSKAGSQRMTELHGCTHRVFCLGCGDQTLRSELQEHFEALNPTWKAEALGVAPDGDVFLTDEQVRTFRVPACSKCGGILKPDVTFFGDTVSRDKVNFVHQRLAESDSMLVAGSSMQVYSGYRFALAAREKQLPIVILNIGPTRLDHFASLKLNSRCGELLPLIDAH